Proteins found in one Carassius auratus strain Wakin chromosome 42, ASM336829v1, whole genome shotgun sequence genomic segment:
- the LOC113060759 gene encoding galectin-3-like — protein MNSTRNSCLYLLLLHNSSCVTPTNTDIMDLSDALDFPQQNNQQAGGPVWPGQPANPTWPGQPANPTWPGQPANPTLPGQPANPTWPGQPANPTWPGQPVNPTWPGQPANPTWPGQPNQPVWPGQPHQPAWPGQPGQPTAPGWPGPAPQTGPYGAPGEAPRALTVPFDLPLQSGVYNKMLITIVGEVKPNANNITINLKRGNDIAFHLNPRFNEGGRQAIVRNSLIGNQWGREEREVPSFPFVPGKPFELKILCTDTEFKVAVNKSHLLEYKHRIRELNQIRDLSIYSDVSLSSVNVETLQ, from the exons ATGAACTCCACCCGGAATTCCTGTCTATACCTACTGCTTCTACACAACAGCAGCTGTGTGACACCTACAAATACAG ATATCATGGAT CTTTCAGATGCCCTTGACTTCCCACAACAAAATAATCAGCAGGCAGGAGGCCCAGTATGGCCCGGCCAACCAGCCAACCCCACCTGGCCCGGTCAGCCCGCTAACCCCACCTGGCCCGGCCAACCAGCCAACCCCACCTTGCCTGGTCAGCCCGCTAACCCCACCTGGCCTGGTCAGCCAGCTAACCCCACCTGGCCTGGTCAGCCTGTTAACCCCACCTGGCCTGGTCAGCCCGCTAACCCCACCTGGCCTGGTCAGCCAAACCAACCGGTCTGGCCAGGGCAGCCACACCAACCAGCTTGGCCTGGACAGCCTGGGCAGCCTACAGCTCCTGGGTGGCCTGGACCTGCACCACAAACCGGCCCTTATGGTGCTCCTGGTGAAGCTCCAAGAGCACTA aCTGTGCCATTTGACCTCCCACTGCAAAGTGGAGTCTATAACAAGATGCTCATCACCATCGTTGGAGAGGTCAAACCCAATGCTAATAA TATCACCATTAATTTAAAGAGAGGCAACGACATTGCGTTTCATCTAAACCCCCGGTTCAATGAAGGTGGAAGGCAAGCGATTGTGCGAAACAGCTTGATTGGAAACCAGTGGGGCAGAGAAGAGCGCGAGGTCCCCTCCTTCCCGTTTGTCCCAGGAAAGCCTTTTGAG CTGAAGATCTTATGCACTGACACTGAATTCAAAGTGGCTGTGAACAAATCACACCTTCTGGAATACAAACATCGGATCCGTGAGCTCAACCAGATCAGAGATCTTAGTATCTACAGTGATGTCAGCCTCAGCTCTGTAAATGTGGAAACGCTGCAGTGA